From a single Silene latifolia isolate original U9 population chromosome 6, ASM4854445v1, whole genome shotgun sequence genomic region:
- the LOC141588051 gene encoding uncharacterized protein LOC141588051 has translation MDPEKFLDWVRQAERVFEYKEYDDKKQFKVAILKLTKYASLWYENLKKQRRKEGKDKIESWIKLKKHLMRRFLPRDYEQDNYLKLQSLEQGSMSVTDYITEFEKMSIVCDLEEKEELRVARFIKGLTPAIATKVEIQNYDGFSDVCRLALKFEKHDKARKPYAYSKGQSSGTNSYSRPAPSKAKEIPKEEPKDKGKGVAEPKGGSLRRCFKCQGYGHIANECPQKRALTAQELCDMIPVFVTPEEETVQGNVETDGEGKVYDLDPLSEEECLVLCVIYIWKRVQSENEQREQIFHTRCKVNRKICNLIIDSGSCANVVARDLVDELKLQTKDRVKPYKLHWLNGENGIQVKKQALVSLSLGPYADEVWCDIIPMNACHILLGRPWQFDRKVEHDGRANVYSVMKGNVRYNLKPMSPNKIKESKTKKGSMFMEAREVEEALARGERTYVLLVRELGSVGVCDDREVQELLEEFRDVFPDELPDGLPPLRGIEHQIDLIPGAALPNKPAYRCNPEKQRSYRDKSKN, from the coding sequence ATGGATCCGGAAAAATTTCTGGATTGGGTAAGACAAGCTGAGAGGGTTTTCGAATATAAAGAATACGATGACaagaagcaatttaaagttgcaatcttaaAGCTTACAAAGTATGCATCTTTATGGTACGAAAATCTGAAAAAACAGAGGAGAAAGGAAGGCAAAGACAAGATCGAATCTTGGATCAAATTAAAGAAGCACTTGATGAGGCGATTCCTGCCAAGGGATTATGAGCAAGATAACTACTTAAAGCTCCAATCTTTAGAGCAAGGAAGCATGTCCGTGACTGATTACATCACAGAATTCGAAAAGATGTCAATCGTGTGCGATCTTGAGGAGAAAGAAGAGCTAAGAGTGGCGAGATTCATCAAGGGCCTAACACCCGCGATTGCAACAAAGGTAGAAATCCAGAATTATGACGGGTTTAGTGATGTTTGCAGATTGGCgttaaaatttgaaaaacatGATAAGGCACGTAAACCTTATGCTTATTCCAAGGGACAAAGTTCGGGAACCAACTCATATTCCAGGCCAGCTCCTAGCAAGGCTAAAGAAATCCCGAAAGAAGAACCCAAGGACAAAGGAAAGGGTGTTGCCGAGCCAAAGGGGGGTTCTTTGAGGCGTTGCTTCAAGTGTCAAGGCTATGGGCATATAGCAAACGAATGTCCTCAGAAACGAGCCCTAACAGCTCAAGAATTATGTGATATGATCCCCGTATTTGTCACGCCAGAAGAAGAAACAGTTCAAGGGAATGTTGAAACTGATGGTGAAGGAAAAGTCTACGATTTGGATCCATTGAGTGAAGAGGAGTGTTTAGTGCTTTGCGTAATTTACATATGGAAACGGGTTCAAAGTGAGAATGAACAACGGGAGCAAATCTTCCATACTCGGTGCAAGGTAAAccgtaaaatttgcaatcttattATTGATAGTGGATCATGTGCTAATGTAGTAGCGAGGGACCTTGTTGATGAACTGAAATTGCAAACTAAAGACCGAGTTAAACCATATAAATTACATTGGCTGAATGGGGAGAATGGGATCCAAGTTAAGAAACAGGCCTTAGTTTCGTTGAGTTTAGGACCCTAtgctgatgaggtgtggtgcgatATAATTCCTATGAATGCATGCCACATTCTGTTGGGTAGGCCTTGGCAATTCGATAGAAAGGTTGAACATGACGGGAGAGCTAATGTGTATAGCGTGATGAAGGGTAATGTGAGATATAATCTGAAACCTATGTCACCTAATAAGATTAAAGAGTCCAAAACAAAGAAGGGGAGTATGTTTATGGAGGCTCGGGAGGTTGAGGAAGCTTTAGCTCGTGGAGAACGAACTTATGTGCTGCTGGTTCGTGAATTGGGGTCCGTTGGTGTGTGTGATGACCGTGAGGTACAGGAGTTGTTAGAAGAGTTCCGGGATGTGTTTCCGGATGAATTACCGGATGGGTTACCTCCTTTACGTGGTATTGAACACCAAATAGATCTGATTCCAGGGGCGGCATTGCCTAATAAGCCGGCCTATCGCTGTAATCCGGAGAAGCAAAGGAGTTACAGAGACAAGTCCAAGAATTGA